The Microcella sp. genome includes the window GCAGTCTCGGCGGGCGCCGATGCGGGGGCGGGCGCTGCGGCGGCCGAGTCGCCGGTGCCGATGCGCACGAGGGGGGTGCCCACCTCGACCGTCTCGTCTTCAGCCACGAGGATCTCTTCGACCACTCCCGCGACGGGCGAGGGAATCTCGGTGTCGACCTTGTCGGTCGAAACTTCGAGCAAGGGCTCGTCAACCTCGACTCGGTCTCCCACGTTCTTCAGCCATCGGGTTACCGTGCCCTCGGTCACGCTCTCACCGAGCGCCGGGAGGTTGACGGATTCGCTCATTATTTCGTGCTCCTTTGAAGCATGTCGGTGGTGTCTAGCCTACGGTGCGCCCGCGCGCTCACATCGCGTGCAAGGGCTTGCCCGCGAGTGCGAGAAACGCCTCGCCGAGGGCTTCGTTCTGGGTCGGGTGGGCGTGCAGCAGTGGCGCGACGTCTTCGGGGTGGGCATCCCAGTTCACGGCAAGCTGCGCTTCGCCGATCAGTTCGCCCACGCGAGCACCGATCATGTGCACGCCGACCACGGGGCCATCGACGACGCGCACGACCTTGATCGAGCCGGCCGTCTCGAGAATGTGGCTCTTGCCGTTGCCCGCGAGGTTGTAGTCGTACGAGGTGATCGCGGCGTCGCCGTACTGCTCTTTCGCCTTGGCCTCGGTCAGGCCGACCGAGGCGACCTCGGGCTCGCTGTAGGTGACCTTCGGAATGTTGACGTCGGCGATGACGACCGGGTTGAGCCCCGCGATCTCTTCGGCGACGAAGATTCCCTGCTGAAAGCCGCGGTGCGCGAGCTGCAGGCCCGGAACGATGTCGCCGACGGCGTACAGGCCCGGGATGCTCGTCTCGAGCCGCTCGTTGGTGAGCACGAATCCGCGATCCATGGCCACGCCGACCTCTTCGAAGCCGAGCCCTGCGGTGGCGGGGCCCCGACCCACGGCGACGAGCAGAATGTCTGCCTCGATCGTGGCGCCGTTCTCGAGGGTCACGACGACGCCCTGGTCATTCTGCGTGACGCTCTGGAAGCGCACGCCGAGGGTGAACTCGATGCCGCGCTTGCGGTAGGCGCGCTCGAACTGCTTCGAGATCGACTCTTCTTCGAGCGGCACGAGGTGGGGGAGTGCTTCGATGATGTGCACGTCTGCACCCCACGAGCGCCAGACGCTCGAGAACTCGACGCCGATGACGCCGCCGCCGAGCACGGCGACCTTCTTCGGCACGAAGTCGAGCTGCAGTGCGCCCTCGGAGGTCATGACGCGACCGCCGATCTCGAGCCCCGGAAGGGTGCGCGAGTACGAGCCCGTCGCGAGCACGACGTTCTTGCCGGTGATCGTGCTGTCTCCCACCTGCACGGTCGTCGGCGAGGTGAGGCGGCCTTCGCCCTCGATCGTCGTGATGCCTCGAGCCTTGATGAGCCCTTGCAGGCCCTTGTACTTGCTGGCGATGATGCCTTCGCGGTACTGGATGACGGCGGGAACATCGACGCCCTCGAGCGTGGCCTTGACTCCGAACTGGGCGGCGTCGCGGGCCGCATCGGCCACCTCTGCCGCGTGCAGCAGCGCCTTGGTCGGAATGCAGCCGACGTGCAGGCAGGTTCCGCCGACCTTCGACTTCTCGATGAGTCCGACGCTCATGCCGAGCTGGCTGGCGCGCAGCGCTGCGGCATACCCACCGCTTCCGGCACCGAGAATGACGAGGTCAAAAGAGTGATCAGACACCGGGTGAGGCTCCTTCATGCGTCAAGGGCTGTCGCGCAGGGGCCAAACTCGTGGTGGCGGGTCGACCCGACGAACGGCACGTTTGTTTCGTGCCCGCAGTCGAGCCTACTACTTGGTCGCGAAGCGCTCAGCGACTCGGATGAGCGTTCGCGTGATGACCCCTGACGAACCTTTGGGCGTGTAGCCGAACGGGGCTGTCGCGTTGTTGGCAGGCCCGGCGATGTCGAGGTGCGCCCACGGGATGCGCGGCGCATCATCGCCGTCACCCCGACGCCCCACGAACTCACGCAGAAAGACTGCCGCCAGCAGCATGCCCGCCGCAGTGTTGCCCGGCTTGGCGTTTGCGATGTCGGCGACATCGGTCTTCAGCAGCGCGCGAAGCTCGGCAGGCAGGGGCATGGGCCACACGAGCTCACCGCTCTCGCCAGCGGCGGCACGCACCTCGGCGACGAGCTCGTCGTCGCCCATGAGGCCGGCGTAGCGCTCGCCGAGCGCCACGCGCGCCGCGCCGGTGAGGGTTGCGACATCGATGATGGCGTCAGGCTGCTCTTCGCTCGCGGCGGCGAGGCCGTCGGCCAGCACCAGTCGGCCTTCGGCGTCGGTGTTGAGCACTTCGACGGTCGTGCCGCTACGCGTCGAGATGACGTCGTTGGGGCGCAGGGCAGAACCCGAGGGCATGTTCTCGGCGAGGCACAGCCAGCCCGTCACGCGCGCGTCGACGCCCAGGCGTGCGGCCGCGATCGTGGCGGCGAGCACCGTCGCGGCACCCGTCATGTCGTACTTCATGCCGACCATCGCCGCTGCGGGCTTGAGCGAGAGCCCGCCCGAGTCGAAGGTGATGCCCTTGCCGACCAGGGCGAGGTGCGGGGCGGTCTCGCTCGGCCGATAGCGCAGCGCCATCAAGCGGGGCGGGCGGGCCGACCCTTGACCGACGCCGAGAATGCCCCCGAAGCCGCCGGCCTCGAGCTCGTCGGTGCCCCACACCTCGACGTCGAGGGGCAGGCCTTCGGCCGCGCGAACGGCGCGCTCGACGAAGGTCTCGGGGTAGAGCTGATTCGGGGGAGTCGTGACCAGGTCGCGCACGAGGCACACGGCCTCTGCTGTGATGGCGGCCACCTCGGCGGCTGCCGCGGCGTCGTCGACCTGGGTGCAGAGCTCGATGGTGGCGATGCCGGCTGGCGGGTCGCTGACAGCGTCGCCCTCGCGCGCCGGCCCGAAGCGGTATGCCCCCAGGGCAGCACCCTCGAGCACGGCCTGTACTTCAGTCGCTGAGGTCGTCGGCAGTGCGATTGCGACCCGTGAGGCACCGCCCGCGGCGCGCGCGGCCGTGCCGGCGACCGAGCGCAGACCTTCGGGGTTGAGGGGCGCGCGCCCCACTCCGACCAGCAGGATGCTGCGGGCAGCGACACCCTCGGGCGAGGGGATGCGCGCCGTCTCGTCTGTCGCGCCCGTCAACCCCAGTGCGCTCAACTGCTCGGTGATCGCGGCGAGCGGCCCCGCATCCGCCCCCACGATCACAGCACCGACCTCACCCGGTGCGATGCCGACTATGAGAGCGTCGACGTCGAGATTCCAGGGCGATTCGAGAGTGGCGGCAAGAGAGGCAACGGGCATGGCGGCCATGCTATCTGCGCGTGTTCGCTCTGAGCGCGCGCCAGCTCGCAGGTCGCGCGCGATGGCGGTTCTACCATGGAGTCATGCGGAATCCCACAGAGCTCTACACCGTGGTGCTCACGGAGGCCGACGTTCCGGCGGGGCTGCCGCTCGTGATCGGCCTGACCGGTTTCGTCGATTCTGGGGGCGCCGTCGGGCAGGTCTCGCAGTACCTCATCGATGAGCTCGAGCATCGTGATGTCGTGGTCTTCGACAACGACGAGCTGCTCGACTACCGGGCGCGGCGGCCGATTCTGGTCTTCGACGAGACCCGCATCACCGAGTTTCGCCGCCCCGCGCTGACCGTGCGCCTCGCACATGACGAGATCGGTGCGCCCTTTCTGCTGCTCACCGGGTACGAGCCCGATTTTCAGTGGGAGCGCTTCGTCGCTGCCCTGCTCGAGATCATCGAGCGGTATGCCGTGGCGTCGACCACGTGGGTGCACGCCATTCCGATGCCTGTGCCGCACACGCGCGGCATCGGCGTGACCGTGAGCGGCAACCGCGACGAGCTCATCGAGTCACTGTCGGTGTGGCGCCCTCGAACGCAAGTGCCCGGCAACGTGCTGCACCTGCTCGAGCACCGGCTGACGCAAGCGGGCCACCCGACCGCGGGGTTCGTGCTGCTCGTGCCGCACTACCTCGCCGACACCGAGTTTCCGTCGGCCGCAGTGACCGCCCTCGAGAGCATCACGGCCGCGACCGGCATGCTCTTCCCGACCGATCGGCTGCGCGCCGAGGGCCGCGAGTTTCTCGCGCGCATCGAAGACCAGGTCGAAGGCAACACCGAGCTGGCTCGCCTCGTCGGCACGCTCGAAGAGCGGCACGACAGCTACATGGAGGACAACCCGCTGCGGTCTCCGCTGACCGACGAAGACGGCGAGCTTCCGAGTGCCGACGCGATTGCCGCCGAGCTCGAGAAGTTCTTGGCCCATCGCCAGTCGTCAGATGACGAGCCGCGCTGACCCCGTGGTCGGCGCGCACAGCAGTTCGTGCAATAATTGTCCCTCACGACCCAGTCGGTCGCACGGTAGATTCGGCCCGCTTCTCGCAGCAGAAGCACACTGCATCACACACCTCGCGACTTGACATGGGTCGTTGTACTGCCCGCAGAACGCGAGATTGAGGGGCCCATGGCTACCCGAGCGACCAGCACCACGACCACGACTGCGAAGAAGACTGCCTCGGCCGCGGCCGCCACGGCCGAGAAGCCGGCATCGAAGACCGCAGCGTCGAAGACTGCAGCTGCGAAGACCGCAGCCCCGAAGACTGCTGCTGCGAAGACCGCAGCGCCGAAGAACACGGCATCGAAGACCCCAGCGACGAAAGCCCCAGCGGCGAAGGCTCCCGCGGCGAAGAAGACGGCTGCGAAGGCTCCCGCGGCCACGAGCGCGCCGACGAAGCAGTCGCGCGCCAAGAAGCCCACAGCGGCAGCTGCAGCCGGTGCAGCCGACGACAGCGACGAGGTCGAGATCGTCATCGATGCCGATGCAGACGAGGCCGTCGAGCCCGCAGACACCGCGGCCGACGACACCGCCGAGAGCCCCGCCGCTGATGCGACTGACGATGATGACGACTCTGACGACGACTCGGGCTCAGCTGGTCCGTTGCCGACCGGCGCCATCGTCATCTCGAACACTGACGATGACGAAGTGCCGGTCTATTCGACGACGATCACCGGTGCGACCGCTGACCCGGTCAAGGACTACCTAAAGCAGATCGGCAAGGTTCCGCTGCTGAACGCCGCCGAAGAGGTCGAGCTGGCGATGCGCATCGAGGCAGGGCTCTTCGCCGAGGAGAAGCTCTCGACGATGAGCGAGAAAGAGAAGCGCACCGCCATGGGCCGCGACCTCGCCTGGGTCGCGCGTGACGGCCAGCGCGCCAAGAACCACCTGCTCGGCGCGAACCTGCGTCTCGTCGTGTCGCTCGCCAAGCGCTACACCGGTCGCGGCATGCAGTTTCTCGACCTCATCCAAGAAGGAAACCTCGGTCTGATCAGGGCCGTCGAGAAGTTCGACTACACCAAGGGCTTCAAGTTCTCGACCTACGCCACCTGGTGGATCCGTCAGGCGATCACGCGCGCCATGGCAGACCAGGCCCGCACGATCCGTATTCCCGTGCACATGGTCGAGGTCATCAACAAGCTCGCCCGAGTGCAGCGGCAGATGCTGCAAGACCTCGGCCGCGAGCCCACGCCCGAAGAGCTGTCGCGCGAACTCGACATGACTCCCGAGAAGGTCATCGAGGTTCAGAAGTACGGCCGCGAGCCCATCTCGCTGCACACACCCCTCGGTGAAGACGGCGACAGCGAGTTCGGTGACCTCATCGAAGACACCGAGGCTGTCGTGCCGGCCGACGCAGTCGGCTTCACGATGCTGCAGAAGCAGCTCGAGAGCCTGCTCGACTCGCTGTCTGAGCGCGAAGCAGGCGTGATCCGCATGCGGTTCGGCCTCGGCGACGGCATGCCCAAAACCCTCGATCAGATCGGCGACACCTTCGGTGTCACGCGCGAGCGGATACGGCAGATCGAGTCGAAGACGATGGCCAAGCTGCGCCACCCCTCGCGGTCGCAGGCCCTGCGCGACTACCTCGAGTAGGCACGCATCGTGCGCATCCGTCTCGCGGTGATCGTCGGCCGCGTCGTGCGTGCACTCGCGCGGCTGCGCGGAGGCGGCTCGGCGATACCGGGCAACATCGCGTTGCGCATCGCGCCGGGATTTCTCGAGCACGCTCTCGGATCGATGGCGCTCGGAGTGGTGTTCGTCACCGGTTCGAACGGCAAGTCGACGACCACCAACATGCTCGTGGCCGTGCTGCGTGCACACGGTATGCGGGTGTTCACGAACCCCAGCGGGGCGAACCTTCCGCAGGGAATCGCATCAGCGCTGCTGGCGACCGTGCCGCTCGACGGCAGGGTGCGCGACGATCTGGCAGTGCTCGAAGTCGACGAGGCGTACGGCGTCGGTCTCGCCGAGCGGCTGGCGCCGACCGACGTGCTGCTGCTCAACCTGCAGATCGATCAGCTCAACCGCTTTCACGAACCCGACCGCGTCTACCGCATGCTCGAGCAGATCGCCGCCCGTGCGCGTCGACGACTGATCGTCAATGCGGCCGACCCGAACACGGCCGACCTCGGCCGCGGTGCTCGCGCAGACCAGCAGGTCGTCGTGTTCGACGTCGCACCCGCCGCGCTCGCGGCGAGCCCGCACGGTGTCGCACCGGCTCCGAGGCTGACGAGCGGCGCAGGTGAGACTCTGCCCGACGCCGAGGTCGTGGTCGAGAGCACCGCGGGCAGTGCGGCTGTGCTCACCGTCGACGGTGAGCGGGCATCCGTCGCCTTGCCGTCACGCGGGCTGCACTATGCGGTGGATGCTGCCGGCGCGATCGCGACCGCGCGCAGTCTGCTGGGCGATCGGTTCTCGATCGAGACGGCGAGCACAGCGCTCGGCTCACTGGAGACCGTCTACGGACGCGGCGAGGTGCTCGACGCGAAGGGCCAGGCCATCGAGCTCGTCATGATGAAGAACCCGCCGAGCCTGCAGCTCAACCTCGATTCACTCGGGCGCGTGCCCCAGTGCGTCATGATCGCCGTCGACGAGGGCACGCCCGACCCCTCGTGGATCTACGACACCGATCTCTCGATGCTCGACCATGTCGACGTTGTCACCGGAACGAAGGCCCACCAGTGGGCGACGAGGCTTGCGTACGCCGGCATTCCTGTCGGCACGGTCATCGAAGACTTCCGCACGGCGGTCGACGCCTTCCTCTCCCTCGACACCCCGGACGACGGCCCGAAGGTGGGCATCGTCAACTACGAGCTCATGATGGAGCTGCGCCTCATGATGGGGTATCTCGATCTGGAGGGCGGCTCGTGACCGCTCTGCGCATACTGCACCTCTACCCGCACGAGCTCGGCATCAACGGTGACGCAGGCAACGTGCTCGCACTGCGACGCAGGCTCGAGTGGAGAGGCATCGAGGCCGAGGTGCTGCTCTGCGGCACCGGCGACCCCCTGCCTGTCGACGTCGACCTCGTGCACATCGGCAGCGGCCCCGCATCAGCGCGAGACGCGGTGCTGCCCGACGCGCTGCGTCACCGAGATGCACTCGCCGCCTGGGCAGACGATGGGGTGCCGATGATCGGCATCGGTGCCGGCTTCCATCTGCTGAGCCGATCGATCGAGACTCGTGACGGCTCCCGACGCGCAGCCCTCGACGTGCTGCCGGTCGTCATTCGCGATCGAGAGCGGCGAGCAGTGGGCGAAGTGCTCGCCGAGCCGAGCGGCGGGCATCGCATGGCCGGCTACCTGAATCACGGCGCGAGCGTGATGCGCGACGACGGCGTGCCGCTCGCCACGCTCGATCATCGATCGCGGTCAAGCGCCATCCACGACGACGCCGACCGGTACGAAGGCGTGCGCATCGGATCTCGCATCGGCACGCACCTGCACGGCCCGATCCTGCCGATGAACCCGTTCATCGCCGACGAGCTGCTCGCCGGCGCACTCGCGCGCAGGGGCGAGACCCTGCCTGACCGCGACGAGCGGACGGTCGCGGCAGACGAGCACGCTCGACTGTCGCGCGCCGCGATCGCCCGACGGCTCGGTGCGGCCGGCGTCGAGGTCTGAAGCGCTGATCGCTCTCAGCGGCGCGCGAGACCTGAGCGGTCGTGGTGGCGAGGCACCCGCGGCGGCACGCCCGTGACGATCTCGTCGCCGATGGTGCCGCTGCTGCGGGCCCAGTCTTCGGCGCTCGGTTCGCCCGCCCCCGGTTCTCCGAAGATCGTGACCACCTGAGAATCGAGGGTGTCGGTGTCGTCAGGGGGAGCGACGATGAGCGTTCTGTCGACCTCGACGGTCTCGACCGCGTATCGAACGCCGCCGATCGACACGTCTGCGCCTGTGGCACCGAGCGGAACGCCGTCTGCCCAGCCCGCGGCGATCCAGCGGCGCCCTGCAGGGGCGGGGGAGTCGAGCAGCGTCGTTCGCAGGGTCATGACTGCACGCAGCCCGAGATCGTGGCCCGTGTGCTCATCGAAGGGCGAGATGCCGTAGGCGGCGATGCCGAATCGCACGAGGTCGTAGCGGGCGCGGGGTTCACGCCACCCGGCAGAACTCGCGGCGATGTGCCGCACGCGCGCGGTGACTCCGAGCTCGGCGGCCTCGGCCAGGGCCCGTGCGAAGGCGGTGAGCGCGGCGTCGTCGGCGTCGACCGAGGTGTCGGCGAGGTGCGACCAGATGCCCTCGATGACGATGCGGCCAGCGGCGGCGTGCGCGCGCGCGGCAGTCACGAGCGCCGCCCACTGCTCGGGAAGCGCACCGTTGCGGTGCAGACCGGTGTCGATCTTCAGATGCACCCGTGCGGGGAGACTGCCGGTGGCTGCTGCGGCGATGCGATCGAGCTCGTGCAGGCTCGACACACCGAGATCGACCCGTGCCGTGATCGCCGCAGCGAAGTCGCTCTCGGCTCCGTGCAGCCAGGCGAAGAGCGGGCATTCGACGGCCGCCGCGCGCAGCGCAAGCGCTGCAGGAATCTCGAGCACTGCGAGCGAGCGGGCGCCAGCAGCGAGGGCTGTGGCCGCGAGGTCGAGCATGCCGTGCCCGTAGGCGTCTGCCTTGACGGCGAGCATGACCTCTGCAGGAGCGGCTCGAGCCGTGAGCATCGAGACATTGTGCGCGAATGCGGCGTGGTCGATGACGGCGATGGCGCTCACTCGTCACTCCAGATGCGCGCGACGCGCGACCCCAGGCGCGCCGTCAACTGGTCGGCCGTGCGGCCCGTCGCCGTGCACCAGGCAGCCAGGCTGCCGCTGTCATTCCAGAGCACAGCCGGGTCACCGACCGCCGCAGTCGAGTGGGCAAGGTCGACGACGAGCTGGTCCATCGCGATGCGACCGGCGATCACCCCTCGTGCGTTGCCGATGCGAACGCTGGCGCGATTGGAGGCGCTGCGCGGCACTCCATCTGCATAGCCGAGAGCGATCAGCGCGAGGGTCGATTCGTGCGCCGTGACGTAGGTGTACCCGTACGACACGGGGGTGCTCGCCGGCACTCTCTTCACGGCGATCACTTCGCCCTCGAGGGTCATCAGCGGCTCGTGACCACCGTCGAACCCGTAGATCACTCTCGACGGGGCCTCGGCAGGAGGCGCGTCGCCGTCGCGTGTGAAGCGCGAAGCACCATGGGCTCGAGCGGCGGCCTCGATCGCAGCGGCCCCGTGCCCGTACGCATCAGCGCGCAGGTCGATCGCGGGCGCATCGGCTCCGCGCCAGTCGCGCTGTGCAAGCGCTTGATTAAGCGCTCGTCGAGAGAGGCGCGCGACCCGGCGCACGCCAGGGAGCTCAGGCGCCGCGCTCATCGAGCAAACGGCTCGATTCGTCGTGCCAGGCGAGTGCCGAGCCCGAGAGCTTCTCCTTGAAGCGGGCAGCGTGGTGGGCGCAGAACAGCAGCTCGCCGGTCGCGAGGGTGGCGCGAACATAGGCTTGAGCACCGCAGCTGTCGCACCGGTCCAGCGCAGTCAGGGGGGCGGTCGCAACAGTCGGGTTCTCGGTGGTGATCTGCGTCATGATGTGACCCTCGCTCTCCGTGTGCTGTGCGAACCTTCGAGGTCTCATTGCACCACACCGAAGCGACAGTGCCGTGTCAAACCGCCCCGATTTCGCTGAACGCGTATGAGCATCCGACAGTCGCGTCGCGCCCTGCGGAGTGGGAGCCGAGCGTCGTCAGCGGCCGCATCTACGATGAGCGTCGTGGCAACTTCTGATTACTCCGCTCGTCATCTCTCTGTGCTCGAAGGCCTCGAAGCGGTGCGCAAGCGCCCGGGAATGTACATCGGCTCTACCGACTCTCGCGGGCTTATGCACTGCCTGTGGGAGATCATCGACAACTCGGTCGACGAGGCTCTCGGCGGCCACGGAGACCAGATCGACCTGCGGCTGCACCCAGACGGCAGCGTCGAGGTGCGAGATCGCGCGCGAGGAATCCCCGTCGACATCGAACCGAAGACGGGCCTCAGCGGTGTCGAGGTGGTCTTCACGAAGCTGCACGCCGGCGGCAAGTTCGGTGGAGGCTCATATGCCGCATCCGGCGGGCTGCACGGAGTCGGCGCATCAGTGGTGAACGCACTCAGCGAGCGTCTCGATGTCGAGGTCGATCGCAACGGTGCGACGTGGGCGATGTCGTTCCACCGCGGCGAGCCCGGCATCTTCGACGATGGCGCAGACGGTCCTCGCCCCGACTCGCCGTTCACGCCCTTCATCTCGGGCAGTGAGCTTCGCAAGGTGGCCAAGGTGGCGAAGGGGGTCACCGGCACTCGCATCCGGTACTGGGCAGACCCGCAGATCTTCACGAAAGGCGCGAGCTTTCTCACCGACGAACTCGTCGGCCGGCTGCGTCAGACCGCGTTTCTCGTGCCAGGCATCACGCTCACGCTGCGCGATGATCGTGCCGAGACGCCCACCGAAGAGTCCTTCCGTTTCGATGGCGGCATCAGCGAGTACGCCGAATTCCTGTCACCGGATGCCCCCATCACCGACACCTGGCGCATCACGGGCTCTGGCTCGTTCACTGAGACGGTTCCGGTGCTGCAGCCGAACGGGCACATGGTGCCGACCGAGGTCGAGCGCGAGTGCGTCGTCGACATCGCTCTGCGGTGGGGCACCGGGTACGACACCACCTTCCGCTCGTATGTCAACATCATCGCCACGCCGAAAGGCGGCAGCCACCAGTTGGGATTCGAGCAGGGCCTGCTGAAGTTCTTGCGGGCCGAGGCCGAGAAGAACGCCCGCCGACTCAAGCTGGGCAGCGACAAGCTCGAGAAAGACGACGTGCTCGCCGGCGTGACCGCCGTGCTGACCGTGCGTCTGCCTGAGCCGCAATTCGAGGGTCAGACGAAAGAGATTCTCGGCACCCCGGCGGTTCGAGCGATCGTGTCGAGCGTCATCGCACGCGGACTCGCCGAGCGGTTCTCATCGAGCAAGCGCGACGACAAGACGCAGTCGGCCCTCGTGCTCGAGAAGGTCGTCTCAGAGATGAAGAGCCGCATTTCGGCTCGCGCGCACAAAGAGACCCAGCGGCGCAAGAATGCGCTCGAGAGCTCGGCGCTGCCGGCCAAGCTCGTCGACTGCCGCTCGAACGACGTCGAGAGCAGCGAGTTGTTCATCGTCGAGGGCGACAGTGCCCTCGGCACCGCGAAGCTCGGGCGAGACAGCGAGTACCAGGCGCTGCTGCCCATTCGCGGAAAGATCTTGAACGTGCAGAAGGCATCGGTGAGCGACATGCTCAGCAATGCCGAGTGCGCCTCGATCATCCAGGTGATCGGAGCAGGGTCTGGCCGCACGTTCGACCTTGCCCAGGCTCGCTACGGCAAAGTCATCATCATGGCCGACGCCGATGTCGACGGTGCGCACATTCGAACGCTGCTGCTGACGCTCTTCTTCCGCTACATGCGCCCGATGATCGACGAGGGGCGAGTGTTCGCCGCGGTGCCACCACTGCACCGCGTCGTCGTGCTCAACCCGGGCTCGAAGCCCAACGAGACGATCTACACCTACAGCGAGGCCGAGTTGAACGGTGTGCTCGCCGCCTTGAAGAAATCGGGCAAGCGATACCAAGACCCGATTCAGCGGTACAAGGGGCTCGGCGAGATGGACGCAGATCAGTTGGCCGACACCACGATGAGCCGCGCCCACCGCACGCTGCGTCGAGTTCGAGTAACCGATGCAGAGGCTGCATCGGCTGTCTTCGAGCTGCTCATGGGCAACGAGGTGGCGCCGCGCAAAGAGTTCATCATCGCCGGCCAGGGGCTCGACCGCGACCGCATCGACGTCTGAGCTCGCGCCGAGCTACGCGATCGTCGTGCCGATCGACCCGATCGGCGAGTCGAGCGCGAGGCCCGAGGCGTCTCGCTTCGCACCGCCGTCTGGCAGCGAGCGCTGCGAGCCGTCAGCACCCACCGCGAGTGGGTTCTCACCCACCCAGGCGAGACGCAGCACGTCTTCGCCCTTGAGAAAGGCGTGGCACCGCACGCCACCGGTGGCGCGACCCTTCGCCGGAAACTGCGCGAAGTCTGAGACCTTCGCCCGACCAGGGTCGACGCCGGCGATCGTCTGGCTCGAGCCCGACACCGTCACGACGGCGGCGGCGTCAGATTCGACGGCAGTGAAGTGCACGACGCGGGCGCCTGCAGCGAGTTTGATGCCTGCCATGCCGCCAGCGGCGAGGCCTTGGGGGCGAACGTGCTCGGCAGCGAAGTGCAGCAGCTGCGCGTCAGACGTGACGAAGACGAGGCGATGGCCATCGGTCGCGGGGGCCGCGCCGATCACGGCATCTCCGGCTTTGAGACCGATGACTTCGCCGTCGGGTCGAGCGGGCCACGAGCCGGGCAGCACCCGCTTCACGACGCCGTCTCGAGTGCCGAGTGCGAGCGCAACGTCGCTCTCTGCATCGATGACCGTGAGCACTGTCTCTGTCGCATCGGCGAGCGCCAGGTAGTCGCGCATCTTCACGCCCGCGGCGAGCTGCACAGAGTTCGCAGGAACGCTCGGCAGGTCGACGGGGGTGAACCGCACGAATCGCCCTCTCGAGGTGATCGCGATGAGCTCGCCTCGCGTGGTCGAGTCGATCGAGCAGAGCAGGGCGTCGTGCTTGCTGCGCCTGGCTGGCGTCAGCACGGTCGTCTCGTCGGTGAGCTCGACGCGAACGGCGCGACCCGTCGTCGACACGAGCACTCTGCACGGCGCGTCGGCGATCTCGAGCGAGACGGCGGCGGCGTTGCGGCTGCGCGAGGCGGCGGGCGCCGGGCCAGCTTCGGTGAGCAGCGTTCGGCGCGGGGTGCCGAATCGCTCGGCCGTGGCGTCGAGCTCGTCGGCGACGACCAGACGGATGCGCGCCGAATCGCTCAAGAGCGTCTCGAGCTCGGCGATCTCGGCACGCAGCTGATCGCGCTCTGCTTCGAGCTCGATACGACTGAACTTGGTGAGCCTGCGCAAGCGCAGCTCGAGAATGTAGTCGCTCTGCAGCTGACTGAGATCGAAGACCTCCATGAGCCGGGTTCGCGCCTGGTCGGCATCGTCAGAGCTGCGGATGACCTGGATGACGTCGTCGATGTCGAGAATCGCGATGAGCAGGCCGTCAACGAGGTGCAGTCGCTCGCGGCGGCGCGCAAGGCGGTATTCGCTGCGACGCGTGACGACCTGGATGCGGTGGTCGAGGTATACCCGCAGCAGTTCTTTCAGGCCGAGCGTCTGGGGCATTCCGCCGACGAGGGCGACGGCGTTGATCGAGAAGCCGTCTTCGAGCGGCGTGTA containing:
- a CDS encoding DNA topoisomerase IV subunit A, with protein sequence MTPPPPSRSGGSTPSDAPVGERIDDVDLADEMQGSFLEYAYSVIYSRALPDARDGLKPVQRRILYQMAEMGLRPDRGHVKSARVVGEVMGKLHPHGDSAIYDALVRLSQDFTLRVPLIDGHGNFGSLDDGPAAARYTEARLRPEAMAMVDSLDEDVVDFVPNYDNQLTQPSVLPAAFPNLLVNGASGIAVGMATNMAPHNLIEVVSAARHLLEHPDATLDDLMAYVPAPDLPTGGTIIGLDGIREAYATGRGSFKTRAKVSIEPITARKTGIVVTELPYLVGPEKVIEKIKDGVQSKRLSGISDVTDLTDRRNGLRLVIGIKTGFSPEAVLEQLYRYTPLEDGFSINAVALVGGMPQTLGLKELLRVYLDHRIQVVTRRSEYRLARRRERLHLVDGLLIAILDIDDVIQVIRSSDDADQARTRLMEVFDLSQLQSDYILELRLRRLTKFSRIELEAERDQLRAEIAELETLLSDSARIRLVVADELDATAERFGTPRRTLLTEAGPAPAASRSRNAAAVSLEIADAPCRVLVSTTGRAVRVELTDETTVLTPARRSKHDALLCSIDSTTRGELIAITSRGRFVRFTPVDLPSVPANSVQLAAGVKMRDYLALADATETVLTVIDAESDVALALGTRDGVVKRVLPGSWPARPDGEVIGLKAGDAVIGAAPATDGHRLVFVTSDAQLLHFAAEHVRPQGLAAGGMAGIKLAAGARVVHFTAVESDAAAVVTVSGSSQTIAGVDPGRAKVSDFAQFPAKGRATGGVRCHAFLKGEDVLRLAWVGENPLAVGADGSQRSLPDGGAKRDASGLALDSPIGSIGTTIA